Proteins from one Methanobrevibacter sp. genomic window:
- a CDS encoding triphosphoribosyl-dephospho-CoA synthase, with the protein MEAKEIAKLAQIASVLEVSGWPKPGNVHRTRNYDDMVFQDFAISAVVIGDTMEEVALQAKEVDDLSKAELGRYILQAVDETNRWIETNTNLGIMMMCIPIAASAAISDSFDEIQENVGRLMDATTVEDAVNLYDAINVADAGGMGDQEEFDVMSEKAKDELRANNQTMFDVLEISAGWDRLANELTNKMPVCFEIGYPCFKDFWESSDDVDVINKATVLTFMTILSQIPDTLISRKYGNEVAESVSKKAEELLAFKDDDSFVEILLEFDDYLYENKLNLGTTADLTAASIFLSYLSKEF; encoded by the coding sequence ATGGAAGCAAAGGAAATTGCCAAATTGGCTCAGATAGCATCTGTTCTTGAAGTCAGCGGTTGGCCAAAGCCTGGAAATGTTCACAGAACCAGAAATTACGATGACATGGTATTTCAGGACTTTGCAATAAGCGCTGTAGTCATTGGAGATACTATGGAAGAGGTTGCACTCCAAGCTAAAGAGGTTGATGACTTATCCAAAGCGGAACTCGGTAGATACATTCTACAAGCTGTTGATGAGACCAATAGATGGATTGAAACCAATACCAATCTGGGCATTATGATGATGTGCATTCCAATAGCCGCTTCAGCTGCAATAAGCGACAGTTTTGATGAGATTCAAGAGAATGTAGGTCGTTTAATGGATGCCACAACCGTGGAAGATGCAGTGAATCTCTATGATGCAATCAATGTTGCAGATGCCGGAGGTATGGGAGATCAGGAAGAGTTTGATGTGATGAGTGAAAAGGCGAAGGATGAATTGCGTGCGAACAATCAAACAATGTTTGACGTTTTGGAGATTTCCGCAGGATGGGACAGGTTGGCAAATGAGCTTACCAATAAGATGCCAGTCTGTTTTGAAATAGGTTATCCTTGCTTTAAAGACTTCTGGGAAAGCTCTGATGATGTGGATGTAATCAACAAGGCTACCGTCTTGACATTCATGACAATATTGTCTCAAATTCCAGACACTTTAATCTCAAGAAAATATGGCAATGAAGTGGCAGAATCCGTTTCCAAGAAAGCTGAAGAGCTTTTGGCCTTTAAAGATGATGATTCATTTGTTGAAATTCTTTTGGAATTTGACGATTATCTTTATGAGAATAAATTGAATCTTGGAACTACTGCGGACTTGACTGCCGCATCAATATTCTTGTCATATCTTTCAAAGGAATTTTAA